The DNA sequence GTGCGCAGGGCCGAATCACGAAACTTTTACGTGCAGGTGATGGCCGAGTTTGCGAAAGGAGTGGACCCATTTCTGGCTGGCGTTTTCTCTTTTTGACGCTTCGTCCTTCATGGTCTTGTAAAGCTTTTTATTTATCGAGAAGTATATGTTCTGCGCCTTCCAGAGGTCGAGCTCCACGGGGAGCATCCTTGTAAGCTTCAGGATGTTCTCTGCCCTGTCAATGAGCACGGCATCTTCAGGCCGCTGAGCGAGTTCTTCCATGAGGGTGTTTATTCTTGAGCCGGCAACGTAGCCCACTGTTGCGGCATCAAGCTCCACGGACCATTTTTTGATCTCGGGTATAAGCTTTTCAAGCTTCTCTATTTTGATGTCCCCTTCTTCAAATATTTTCTTTAAGTCCCTGTTTATGATATGACCGGCAGCCGCGCTGAACGCTGCGGGGACCTTCATATTGAGAGACGGGAAGAGGTCCATTATGGCGTAGTAATTTTCGTATATCTGTCTGCATGAGGCGTCAATGCCTTCATACGCCAGGTCGAGTATCTGCTGCATGATCTTTCTCTGCTCGTCCCGAAAGAGATGTGATAAAGAGAAGATCCTCTCGCCGAAGTGTTTGTTTATGAGCGTTTCAACAGAGGAAAAGTCTCCGCCTTTAAAAGATCTTTGCAGGTCCTGCTGCATGGCGATGTAGGGCTTATCTCCGTCAAATTCCTTTACTCCGGCGAAGATGTTCTGGTACCCGAGATGCAGCACCGCAAAGATGAGCGACTTTTCTTCCAGGGTAACATTTGAAATGATGCGGACCTTCCCGGCGGCAAGTTTCTGCTTTTCATTTTTCCACACATTGTATTCCTCTGTCTTTACCGAATAACAGAATATCGCTGCCGTTTGAGGATACTCATTGAAAACAGACGATATCACATAATGCGCACCGACACGCAGGAGATCTACGCTTGCGGGTTTTACAAACATCTCATAGGGCTTTGCCGCGTTGCCGTACACATTACTCGGCGCGTTGGCAAGGGCGTCCACAAAATCGGCTTCAAGGGACTCGCCTTTCAATTCCGATGCAAACTGAATGACCTTTGCCGCGTATTGCATTATCTGCACTGTCTCGATACCGGACACTTCATCGAAGAACCATCCGCAGCTCGTATACATCAGCATGGCGTGTCTCTGCATCTCAAGAAATTTCAGGACCCTTATCTTTTCCTCAGGCGTAAGTTTTTTAGCGGCGTTCCTCTGGAAGAACCGTTTGACATTCTCTTCGTCCCTGTCAAGGATGACAGAGATGTAATCATCCCTCGCCTGCCACGGATTTTTCAGAAGGTCCCGGAGGCCTTCATTAAACATGGGAATGGCGGCATACCTCAGTTCATCAAGAGCTTCCCTCAAAGGTTTCCTCCATTCCTGCGTCCACCCCTCGCGCGTGCCCGTGTGGCAGCCGCAGTTGTCCCGCCATCTCTCTATGCCGTGTATACAGCTCCATGAGGAATTTTCAAAGATCTCAACTTCATATGCTGGGGGATGTTTCTCAAGGTACTCGCCGTAGTTTGTGAGCTTCGCAAGCTTTTTGGATTCAATGTAATGCAGGCAGTAGGCAAGCGCCATGTCTCCGCCGCGGTGATGGTGACCGTATGTCTCGCCGTCAGTTGCGATGTGCACGAGCTGCGGCCAGCTCCTTTTGTCAAAAAAAGCGCCCGTGAGCCTCCGGGCAAATTCCTCACCGTTGCCGAGCAGGCCGCTGAAGGCAACGTCCTGAGAGATCGGGCCGTCATAAAAGAACAGGCTTATATTCCTGCCTGACGGAAGTCGGCAGAGATAGGCGGTGGTCGGGTCGATCTTCCCGTCTGAGACATTCTGCCACCGTGAGCCCCGGCCTAATTTACGGGACCTGCGTGCCTGGCGCGGCGCGAGGACCGTAAATGATATGCCGAGCTCAGCAAGGATATCGAGGGTCTCCACATCAACGGCAGTCTCAGGAAGCCACATCCCTTCGGGAAACCGCTTGAACCTGTATTCAAAATCTTTGATCCCCCATACCGCCTGCGTATATTTGTCTCTCCTGTTTGCAAGGGGCATGATCATGTGGCTGTATGCCTGCGCCATCGCCGAGCCGTGCCCTGAGAAGTTTTCCATGCTTTGCCTGTCCGCCTCGATGATGGCCTGGTATGTTTCAGGGCTATGCCGCTCCATCCAGGACAGGAGGGTAGGACCGTAATCAAAACTGATCTTTGAATAGTTGTTAACAATATCAGTTATCCTGCCGTCGGTATCGAGAATTCTTGACGCCGTATTCGGCGCGTAACATTCCGCCTTGATCCTCTCGTTCCAGTCGTGATAGGGATGAGCGGAATCCTGAAGCTCGACTTCCTCAAGCCAAGCGTTCTCCCTTGGCGGCTGATAAAAGTGCCCGTGCAGGCAGATATACTTTTCCATATAGCAAATCATAGCAGGTGATCGCCCTGATGACAATTGTTTTTCAACCATCGTTGTCGGTTATAATTGCTTGATCAGCTTGTTGGTGGTCGATGGATATTGAAATGAGGGTAGTCAGTAGTTAGTAGACAGTAGTTGGGACCCCTAACTACTGTCTACTAACTACCAGCTACTTTTTTGTTGTCGATTAAAGAGATTCTGGAGCAATCTTATGCAGGATAAAATTGTTATCATCATCCTCGGGCCTACGGCTGTTGGGAAGACAGGGGTCTCGCTCAAGCTTGCAAAGGCGCTGGGCACGGAGATCATCAGCGCGGACTCCATGCAGATCTACCGCCACATGGACATAGGCACCGCGAAGCCTTCGCCTGATGAACTGAAAGAGGTCCCGCATCATTTAATAAACATTCTGTCTCCTGATCAGCCTTTCAGCGCGGGAATGTTCAAAGAAAAGGCCGTGCAGATCATAGACGGCCTGCACAGTATGAATAAGATTCCTATTATCGCCGGAGGGACCGGCCTTTATATCAGATCGCTTACCAGGGGACTCTTTGACGGCCCCCCTGCGGACTGGCCGTTAAGGGAGCGGTTAAAGGAAGAAGAAAAGACCTTTGGCAAGGGGCATCTTCACAAATATCTGAGCTCTATTGACCCTGAAGCCGCGGCGAGGATCAGCCCGAATGACTTGAGAAGGACCATTCGCGCTATCGAGGTTTCAGCAGGCGGGGACAAAACGATCTCGGAATTTCAGAAGGCAGAAACAAAACCCGCGATGTACAATTTCATCAAGATAGGGCTCAGCCGGGACAGGAAAGAGCTTTACGGACTGATCGAAGCCCGCATTGACACAATGATAGAAAGAGGCCTCTTGCATGAGACGCAGGACCTGCTGAAGATGGACCCGGACAGGACCGCGCTGCAGGCGCTTGGATACAAAGAGATGACGCAGCACATTAACGGGCAGATCGGATTTGAAGAAGCAGTGCGGCTGCTGAAAAAGCACACGAAGATGTATGCCAAACGGCAGGTCACATGGTTTAAAAAAGAGCCTGATATAAACTGGGTGGACATAACGGGCATCATGGAGCCGGACAGGATATTTGAAAAGGTCATAAGTAATGTTGAAATTCTGAAGAAATTGATTTACTCTTAATGAGTGCTGATCGGCACCTTATGTTTGGAAAGTGCAGTTAGTGACTTTGCAGTGCATCAATAGATAATCTTTAAAAAGGAGACGTCATATGATCAACAACGCAGACCACAAACTTCAAGACCTTTATCTCAACGGGATAAGAAAAGAGAAGATCCCGGTCACAATCTTCCTCGTCAACGGCACGCGCCTGAAGGGCCTGATAAAGGGTTTTGACAAATTTGTGATCCTGCTTAAGAACAATGACACCCAGCAGCTCGTGTACAAACACGCCGTATCGACCATTTCCCCTGAAAAGGAATTTACCGTACCGACAG is a window from the Nitrospirota bacterium genome containing:
- a CDS encoding DUF3536 domain-containing protein, whose amino-acid sequence is MEKYICLHGHFYQPPRENAWLEEVELQDSAHPYHDWNERIKAECYAPNTASRILDTDGRITDIVNNYSKISFDYGPTLLSWMERHSPETYQAIIEADRQSMENFSGHGSAMAQAYSHMIMPLANRRDKYTQAVWGIKDFEYRFKRFPEGMWLPETAVDVETLDILAELGISFTVLAPRQARRSRKLGRGSRWQNVSDGKIDPTTAYLCRLPSGRNISLFFYDGPISQDVAFSGLLGNGEEFARRLTGAFFDKRSWPQLVHIATDGETYGHHHRGGDMALAYCLHYIESKKLAKLTNYGEYLEKHPPAYEVEIFENSSWSCIHGIERWRDNCGCHTGTREGWTQEWRKPLREALDELRYAAIPMFNEGLRDLLKNPWQARDDYISVILDRDEENVKRFFQRNAAKKLTPEEKIRVLKFLEMQRHAMLMYTSCGWFFDEVSGIETVQIMQYAAKVIQFASELKGESLEADFVDALANAPSNVYGNAAKPYEMFVKPASVDLLRVGAHYVISSVFNEYPQTAAIFCYSVKTEEYNVWKNEKQKLAAGKVRIISNVTLEEKSLIFAVLHLGYQNIFAGVKEFDGDKPYIAMQQDLQRSFKGGDFSSVETLINKHFGERIFSLSHLFRDEQRKIMQQILDLAYEGIDASCRQIYENYYAIMDLFPSLNMKVPAAFSAAAGHIINRDLKKIFEEGDIKIEKLEKLIPEIKKWSVELDAATVGYVAGSRINTLMEELAQRPEDAVLIDRAENILKLTRMLPVELDLWKAQNIYFSINKKLYKTMKDEASKRENASQKWVHSFRKLGHHLHVKVS
- the miaA gene encoding tRNA (adenosine(37)-N6)-dimethylallyltransferase MiaA, which translates into the protein MQDKIVIIILGPTAVGKTGVSLKLAKALGTEIISADSMQIYRHMDIGTAKPSPDELKEVPHHLINILSPDQPFSAGMFKEKAVQIIDGLHSMNKIPIIAGGTGLYIRSLTRGLFDGPPADWPLRERLKEEEKTFGKGHLHKYLSSIDPEAAARISPNDLRRTIRAIEVSAGGDKTISEFQKAETKPAMYNFIKIGLSRDRKELYGLIEARIDTMIERGLLHETQDLLKMDPDRTALQALGYKEMTQHINGQIGFEEAVRLLKKHTKMYAKRQVTWFKKEPDINWVDITGIMEPDRIFEKVISNVEILKKLIYS
- the hfq gene encoding RNA chaperone Hfq, encoding MNNADHKLQDLYLNGIRKEKIPVTIFLVNGTRLKGLIKGFDKFVILLKNNDTQQLVYKHAVSTISPEKEFTVPTESQ